A window of Prolixibacter sp. SD074 contains these coding sequences:
- a CDS encoding ACP phosphodiesterase yields the protein MIGNFIGDYVKGKQHRDFPTEVERGILLHRKIDEFTDHNEAVRACNQILRPGYRKYAGVVTDIFFDHFLAANWQRYSAQPLQDATRRFHGILLSNYRILPARAKLFAPFLIQHKRLESYARLDGIEESLSILSRRTSLPEETPFAMKTLKEEYAQFDEAFARFFPEIIQFAIEVAGVEIKMPRLKRG from the coding sequence ATGATCGGAAACTTCATTGGCGATTACGTAAAGGGAAAGCAGCACCGTGATTTTCCGACCGAGGTGGAGCGGGGCATTTTACTGCATCGCAAAATCGATGAGTTTACCGACCATAACGAAGCAGTCCGTGCCTGTAATCAAATACTTCGTCCGGGTTACCGGAAATATGCCGGCGTGGTTACCGATATTTTCTTTGACCACTTTCTGGCCGCTAATTGGCAACGTTATTCAGCTCAGCCGTTGCAAGATGCCACCCGCCGTTTTCATGGTATCCTTCTATCCAATTACCGCATACTGCCGGCAAGGGCAAAACTGTTTGCACCGTTCCTCATTCAGCATAAACGATTGGAATCCTACGCCCGACTTGATGGGATTGAAGAATCGCTGAGCATTTTAAGCCGTCGCACTTCGCTACCAGAGGAAACGCCTTTTGCGATGAAAACATTGAAGGAAGAATATGCGCAGTTTGATGAAGCGTTTGCCCGCTTCTTTCCCGAAATCATTCAGTTCGCCATCGAAGTGGCCGGCGTAGAAATAAAAATGCCCCGGCTAAAGCGGGGCTAA